Genomic segment of Bacteroides stercoris ATCC 43183:
GACTGACAGCTATCCTCGGCTGTGGTTTCGACCCGGGTGTAAGCGGCATATATACCGCCTATGCAGCCAAGCATCATTTTGACGAAATCCAATACCTGGACATTGTGGACTGCAATGCAGGAAATCATCACAAAGCATTTGCTACCAACTTCAACCCGGAAATCAACATCCGCGAAATTACCCAAAACGGACGTTATTACGAAAACGGCGAATGGGTAACCACCAAACCGTTGGAAATCCACAAAGCACTCACCTACCCCAATATCGGTCCGCGCGACTCTTACCTTCTTTATCACGAAGAACTGGAGTCTCTGGTGAAAAATTTCCCCACAATCAAACGTGCACGTTTCTGGATGACATTCGGACAAGAATACCTGACCCACCTGCGTGTTATCCAGAACATTGGCATGGCCCGCATTGATGAGGTAGAATACAACGGCATGAAAATCGTTCCGCTGCAATTCCTGAAAGCCGTACTCCCCAACCCGCAGGATTTAGGAGAGAACTACGAAGGCGAAACCTCTATCGGTTGCCGTATCCGCGGCTTGAAAGACGGCAAAGAACACACCTATTATATATATAACAATTGCAGCCACCAAGAAGCTTACAAGGAAACAGGCATGCAGGGCGTGAGCTACACAACCGGTGTTCCTGCCATGATTGGCGCCATGATGTTCCTCAAAGGTCTGTGGAAGAGACCGGGTGTATGGAACGTAGAGGAGTTCGATCCCGATCCGTTCATGGAACAGCTTAACAAGCAAGGACTGCCCTGGCATGAAGTAATCGACGGAAACTTGGAAGTTTAAATTAGCGATTAATCATTTATTACCAATCAACCCCTAAACACTGAATTACGTGAATATCGGAGATAAAGCGCCCGAAATACTGGGTATCAATGAAAAAGGCGAAGAAATTCGTCTGAGCGATTATAAAGGAAAAAAAATAGTGCTCTATTTTTATCCCAAAGACTCAACTTCAGGTT
This window contains:
- a CDS encoding saccharopine dehydrogenase family protein; this encodes MGKVLIIGAGGVGTVVAHKVAQNPDVFTEIMIASRTKSKCDAVVKAIGNPNIKTAQVDADNVDELVALFNSFKPEIVINVALPYQDLTIMEACLKSGVNYLDTANYEPKDVAHFEYSWQWAYKKRFEDAGLTAILGCGFDPGVSGIYTAYAAKHHFDEIQYLDIVDCNAGNHHKAFATNFNPEINIREITQNGRYYENGEWVTTKPLEIHKALTYPNIGPRDSYLLYHEELESLVKNFPTIKRARFWMTFGQEYLTHLRVIQNIGMARIDEVEYNGMKIVPLQFLKAVLPNPQDLGENYEGETSIGCRIRGLKDGKEHTYYIYNNCSHQEAYKETGMQGVSYTTGVPAMIGAMMFLKGLWKRPGVWNVEEFDPDPFMEQLNKQGLPWHEVIDGNLEV